In Coffea arabica cultivar ET-39 chromosome 9e, Coffea Arabica ET-39 HiFi, whole genome shotgun sequence, the genomic window ATGATCGCcccgtggccctgttcaatgtggggtatggacgtgattggtacaatcgatccacccgcttcaaatggacatcgatttatattggtggcaattgagtactttaccaaatgggttgaagcggagtcGTTTAAACATGTGACGAAGAAGgtagttgccaatttcttgagagatcacatcatctgtcgctttggagtgcccgaaacgcttattacagacaatgccaagaatctgaacaatgacatggtggatggattatgcgagcagttcaagatcagacaccgcaactccgccatttataggccccagatgaatggagctgtagaagccgcaaataagaatctgaagaaaattatccgcaaaatgacagaaaagcatcacgattggaatgaaaagttgccttatgcattgatggcgtaccggacttctattcggacatcgactggggcaacgccatattcacttatgtatgggatggaagctgtattaccagctgaggttgaaattccgtcgctacgaatccttatggaagctaaattggaggaggccgattggatcaagcagcgccatgagcaattgactttgatagatgagaagcgattcaatgctatctgtcatggcCAATGCTATCAAAAACGTTTGGCCcgagcttacaacaaaaaagtccatcggcgggcatttgaagaaggtgataaggtactgaagcgaattttgtcaatgcaagatgaagctaaaggcaagttcgctccaaattggcaagggccgttcattatccaaaaggtattacctggcggagctcttattttggcggaaatggatggacgggttttccctcaacccatcaactcagatatgtgcaaaaaatttttcatttgatcatgcaaattttctttagaaattcatgcaaatggcgaaatgcaagtcaggccatcttcttttacactaaaaaatattttatctctacttgtcccctttgagccatcagaattgacaaatttcgtttgataacccttgagaattgcaaaccccacactggggcaaatttgttaaaaaaaaaaaaaaaaaaaaaaaccctacactggggcaaatttagttttcaaagaaaaatacaaaaagtgaggaaaatacaatgaaaaatgcaaagagagaaaatctgatcaaactggggcaaattttcctcagtttcggaGTTGTTCTCAAAAGggtgcaatctcaagttatttcacccctcgtatcaaatctgctttcaagcctcaacctttcttgaaaaacaccccacctgacctcattacaaaagcccaaagtcctggttttcgtcacttgctgcatttctataagaaaatttgttaatcaactggcaggtgatgtccgtaatgtcTTCGCCTAATTTTACAAGGGAAgtacattttactgatgccagaaatctttaattcatgtttctgagtcgatcatggtcgagatatttcattcttctttaggtgaaaacccgaaggGGCACctcgaaagaaaaagaaaaagaaaaagaaaagaaaaaaaaggaaaaaggaaaagaaaaaagaaagaaaagaaaaaggaaaagagaaaagaaaaacaacaaaaggggtgggggcaaccttggtgaaaacccgaaagggcgccaaggtaggttttctcaacagacaagctcaagaaggaacagccggtgacctggttcatttggggttttcctcatatttgtgatacttctgccaatatCGGATTCCGAAAAGAAAATATCCAAAGttttgaatatgatattcgttggttaaatttgtatttgttctttacaaatattcttttgcaaaatgtatctttataaacCTCTTGGTTATTCTCAAATTATTTGTGTATGAATGCTTATGATTGtctacattcttttgcatgctcatctttgcctaacataggaaatcatcttgcatatacattgatttttatatgactaattttcatgcatcattttttcaccattaaattcaaatgaatgataaaccctgaggtttgtgcaaagataagggattcaatcatcagttATAGTGAGTGACATGCAACAAAGCTGCCACCTAGATTGGGTGAAGTGTTAAATCCGTattttatcagtctcagaaTTTGAAAGGTTTCAAGTTCGACTAAGGCAGATGCCGCCGAGCCGAAgtaaaagcatcacaagactcatgtttacacgactctcaaggcaaaccggatcaaataatggtggcaagcccattatttctttttttcttgcaggaatgttgcatttacaaacaaaagcagcCACTCTCTTTTTGGCACATAAACCGATGTCAGACAAAGCTTCCCAGTAAACAAGGATCGATGTTATTTGCAAGACTCGATCATAAGAAACAGCATCAGCTATCGTTTCAGTCatagaaatccaaatttccctcttggtacaaaagttgaactattctcaggtaaaaaaaaaaaaaaaaaaaaaaaaaaaaattcttaattcattgtttaaacttccccagtgaagttccgttttaaattcctgttcgggccagtcccgttttaaattccgttttaaattcctgttcgggtcagtcccgttttaaattccgttttaaattcctgttcgggccagtcccgttttaaattcctgttcgggtcagtcccgttttaaattcctgttcgggccagtcccgttttaaattcctgttcgggtcagtcccgttttaaattccttgttcgggtcagtcccgtttttaaaattcctgtccgttcaaatcattttgcagccgaataacacaggtaagtatttggtgtctacttctttgtctcaagttttttcaaaactcaaacaaagaggggcaaactgtagacaccaaatttttaaataatttgtatgttgcatctaattcatgatttttgttttagattgtctgcattttagttgttaccttttttatttgtcttttatttgctaattatttgtcatattaattttgttcacgttttagttttagttttagttttaagttttaacgtaaaatttgtgaaaaaaaaaagaaaaaaagaggaaattgatgaaaaatggaaaattgtgctttgttgattttagtttatttagtttctatccaatgttaattaaattattttttttttgttgtttttgttgttattatcagttttatttaattaatttaaaaaaaaaaaaatcaaaaaatcacaattccatTTCTGCCGGATCACATTTCCTTTCCCCTAAAAAACACTCAACCTCCTCCATCCGCGATTCATCTTGATATCAACCACTAAGCACCCAAACTCCACTACACATTTTTTGAGTTTCTGCTTTGGACCGAGAGCAGGAGGGAGTGAGAGCTGTAGCCTCGGTTCCATCGACAAGAGTGAGCAAGAGGGAGCCgagcttcttgtttcttttcttcctatCCGTAACTtagagagggaagagagtgaCTTGCGACCCATTCTGCCttccatccgtgagctggtgaagagCTTGAGACCAAATTTCTTTCATCCAGCCGCAAGCCAGagcaagggaaagagagagagatagcGGTCTGTAATTTCTGGGCTGTTGAAGGGAGGAAAACCATTTCTACTGCCAGCCGTGTGTGTAAACTCCAGGTTGAGGTAATATATAGACTTGAACTAGTTGATTTTGGGTAGTTGAGGCTGTTGGAGGCATGCATGTGAGGGTTGTATGTTTGGATAAAGGATTAAGTTACCAGaaatttgattgaaaaaaattggtaCTGTCCGAGAGCTTGAGATGGTAATCTCAGTTTTAATTTGCTAAgttgtgatgatctgagcttagTTGTATGATTAGCTAATTAGTAGATGGATGATTAAACTTGTATGGGATTTATTAGCTGTGTTTAAGCCAGAATTTGAAGGGAAAACAAAATCTGCTGCATGCAAGTTGTCCGAAAATTAGCTGAACAGgttctggatttttttttttatgaacgtTGCTGGTGTTTGACTCTGTTTTGGACTAGAATGGATAACAATTCCATTTATTAGGTAtgcatgttggttttgagtGCATAATCTAGTGATTTAGCCGAGTGAAAACttgatgatttgaagaaaaagaaatctgtTATGCATAAGAATTTGGGACAGCCGAGAGCTTGACTTGAATAATgcagctttaattttgtttcCCTGAGGCAATCTGAGCTTATAAATGTGATTAACTAACTTAAGACaagatgattaagctttgcatgcaGCTCATTAGCTCGgttaagcaagaaataaaaatgaacaaaaaaaaatctgctgcatgcaAGATCATCCGAGAATAGCCGaatgaatttctggatttgtggatgtttatagttgctgtccgaacttgatctgaactagaaatgatagtaatttcattaagtagccttgcatgttagttttgggtACTTAACACAATGATTTAACCGAGGTAAATTCGGATTTAAGACCAACCAAGTACCTGCTGGAAAATGCATATTCATTTTGCTGCACCAGAAATTTACGGTTGTGTCTTGCTATTTTCTTCCATTGCGGTTCCAAACTTTTGCTGTTTTTGTTAGATAGTAATTCCAGCCTTGACCGAAAGTTGTAGTTTGTATGCATGAGAAGCTTAACAGGATTTTGAGCATGGGTTTGTGATTCGAAATGCTTGAGTGCAGCTTCCATGCGAACTGCCTAAGCTCAAAAGATTTGTTTGCTGAAGTTTCAAACCTTTGATGTTTTGCTAATTTTTCTGTTTGAATGAAGTTGCTATTTTTTCTGTTTGTCTGAATAAAGTTGCTAAGTTTTCTGTTTGTTGGGTCTGAATGAAATTGGTtggtttggaaaatttgatCACGGTTGTGATTAAGAAGCTTGAGCTTGAGAAGAAAGTGCAGCAGTCTTCGGTTGCTAGAGTATGTGAagtaattgcagaaacttgttTCATGGCTATTGCATAGAACTTGCATGTTTTTTCCTTCTAAGTTTTCTGCCTGCTTGGATGATGGTAATGATGTGGTTTGTTGCTCAGTTCATACACCATATGCATGCCCAAGCCAAAATTCTGGTATTCAGCCTATGTTGATGAGATGATAAGAGagtttttgtttctctttttctgCATGCATTTTCCAGAATCTTGTATGATGTCTTCCCAAGTTTCTCTGGTCATTTGAATTGTGGTCACTCGATAGTTTGTTGCTGGGTTTAGAGTCGTGATGCTGGGCTAAAAAGTATTTGATCAAGGTTGTGCATTTGAATCAAAAATCTGGTTCGCATGAATAGAAAGCTGCGGCTGGAAATTGCAGCAAACTTGGAAAGCTTAGgaagcaaattgaaaaaaaaagcttGCTgcactctttcttcttttgctgttttggtCTTCATTCTATCCTTGATCAGCTCCATCTTTTTGATTCAATCATGCAATGAAGTTGTATGTTTAGTTGATGACGGATAGGTTGAATTTTGGTATGAATAAACCTGTTTGACATGCTGAAATGAATAGAGGGCTGCGGCTGGAGGGTTGCAGCAGTTTTCTTGTCATCAAAAGCTTTTCCAGACTTTTTGCATGAGATTTTTCTAAATGCTCCTCCTGTTTAGATGATGGTGATTGTGTAGTTAGACGCTTAGTTCAAAGCCTTCACATTTGGGTTTGAGACCTTAACTTAAAAGCAAGTTGTGTGTGCTGTTTCTCTTGTTGAAGTTTCGAGTTGCTAATGGTTTGACAAGAGATGTTGCAGAAAAATTTGTAAAACTTTGCATGAGGCTGCTTGAGCtgttcaaatttttgcatgctTGTTGTCCGATTTTGGGTGTTTAAGCCTACAAGCTTCATGATGCAAAGTGAGAGAATTGTGTGatagttgtgtttggatttggCTATGTTCGAAGGCTGTCTTTGTAAAATGCTGGGTTGCCGAaagctttcagcagaaatttctgctgcagAATGTTGTTTCTCATGTTGTTCTTCACGTAGATTGCATGAACTTGCatggaaattttctaaaattgcactCCCACCCCTTGACTTCTATCTAATGCATCCATGGCCCAATTAATTggaaaacttaattaattttgtccTCCTAACATGCCATTCCCTCTTTAattcatcttgatttattttggGTAGATACTTAAAGAGTTGTAGAATGAATTTGAAGGgtctaataatttctttttcctagacttgtagttaatttgatttttttttattctttggcATTTGGTTGTTTAGCTACTAGTAAATTGCTCCTCGTTTACcttttgtgaattttctagtttgatttggtaagtttcaccttagattcttaattttattttatgtttttagTCCCTTAgtgtttataataataataaattggccctttagacctctttaattctttcaatggggtctttgtttgtcttaattggttaagTACGAGTAGTTTACTTTCCTTGGAATGCTTCGAGTAATTCAATTTGACGTCGGtttccattttctttgatttatttgataatttaagtggtaccttgacctttttattattttggagggtaaattaatAACTTCACCTCATTAGGGcgtcaactcaagggaggtacactctatccctcatttgcacttcatttgaccctgcgtgctcctatgtgttatgtgaatatgcatgtctactttgctttcttagcctttccttgattccttttatttatgtcatttactttcgcTTTTTacttaagttattctttatggggtatgtgtacacctcttggcttgtaatagatagggcttggaggagcattcaatgaagacctatcgaagacgtatgcctagctagcaaatgtaatagttagggctttaattgtcttatgtgtcttgcatgcttagttgttacgtgttaatttgctttattagggccttgcatctagtcgagcatgctaagtgttatgaaCTATGTGCttacgagtgtttggcatgtctactcgctttccatggccatgaaagaatgtgatgaatgaatgaacgtttccactagtccaacgctagtcggaattcatagaatgggctagtccaatgctagactcttaggaatttcccctcgttagtacatgtttgcatgttcattacatgtcatgcatttttcttagttttatcatttcgCATGCCCCTCTAATCCCTTCCCTCTCAATTtaggttttgcatttcatgctagtttataagggttcatttgcttgagaatccccttaaatatgggatatagacgagtgtggctttttataagccttagcacgcttgtattccctctataaaagggcaaattgagtcacgatttaggtctccccgtacccaatatgcacgaattccctaggctcatgcatttttaaatccactctaccattttataccctcatcacactttcatttttcctcccattttgcacacgagCACCTttgtgtttcttcacttgcacacgaacactcttatcatcacttgcacacatgcacttcatattatcatttcacataccgtaccttgcccactcacgtgcacattttcctttacatttttattgtttattattactttttcaaactcatgtcctcacattgcatacatgcattccattcatttgcatcccactcgcattattcgtgacttcttcaaaggatcgttattgggcttcacaattaatgtgattggtaccactcaacctttgaagagaaatttccccaatacccctaggtctagggtttgcattcatgtagtgcatccaaatgtaataaattctttggttaaaacaagaaaatctttgattaaatcatgcaactagccttggctaggtcaaaggggtgccttggattttatccttgccttcccctttgtcaaatgtgactcccgaacctttttctttggtttacgtagactaggagtcgtttaaaaagggtttctcactactttttcctattttttttaaaaaaaaaatacattttttaggtgacttggtacaccttaactcattaccaagtggcgactccgtatttagttttaaaaaccctttttaaactataattttgggtcaaatcgtcgcattctcaaacccccatttagacccatttttcttttaaatcacaattcattttccaatcacaaattgaatcaaaaaatacatttttaaaccatttatttatttatcaaaaaatggggcgcgacaacagGTTCACAACGTAGAAGAGCGAATGACGAACATCACCCGCCAAGTGGCAAGGATGTCTCAGAACTCGGCTCCCCTCCATTGTTCCCTCCTATCCCTTAGCTGTTCAACAGGGAAGTTTCATTGTTCTCTTCACTTTCATTACTTTATtacctccattgaggacaatgtaggatttaggtgtggggggagcagttgtgatttttggtgttttcgttcattttctttttcttctttttagtgaTTAGCTCGTAAGTGCATGCCaaggtttgatgttggattattgCATCTATTTCTACTATTgccaattttaataataaaagggtatcaagttaatgtggttgaatccaaaaatatctctttggtgaatatcgatgattgttttactcttataatttttggttaactttcctaggcatagggaatgattattggcattttcatgtgaatcggtccggttattaactttagttctccatgtttgaaaatgaggctagctgatgcaagttttctttttggttcttgtgttatattgagtttttgtgatttttaactataaataaatttgactgtactccgctattagttactactgagtaaccggagatctgcacctaaaagtgtcgattctcgtgtcaaaaagtagtaattgctatgagtacgtggtcacgtggcgatagaagctgagtaaccgggctccttcatctggccaatgttggagttcgcgtcaaaaggctcaaatggctagcgactaagtcttttgttactattgaagaaagaagattcaaaaaaaaaaaaaaaaaagagagaaaagtagaaaaaaaaagtgaaggttgtgttagtgtgtaataaaagtcagcttgccgaattatggatttaatgttgagattttagttaatagttggaccatttgctgataaatgttatgcgtcattcctttttcttagattagttaacctgaaattggaggagtttgtggtttaaaagctaaccggagtgatgtttcttggatcttgaccattgatgcttgattatttttcttggtatcttggcaatttggtaGATAGAACAATGACCattatcaaattttggtgtctgtATACTTTCCCCAtacttgagggcaagcatgattcagatgtggggggaattgatagggtataatttgttagtaaatttattattgatttccccttctatccctgacaaatattgtgttaattgctgatatttactcatatttggtatttggaaccAATTTCAGGAGtgaagcagaaaattaccaaaaaggagggacttgtaTAGAAAAATGCAGACTTCTAAGGGTTTCAACCTTTGGGTCCTTGAATTGGTGAGGACCACAAGCTTTGGGcttttcaaagaaagcaacgtagagagacttggaacaacaagtactttggaggctttgtccacatgtgcggggaccacggataagaagcatgagtcatttgggctctaggaaaagaaacgtacaagactttgaatttggtgtggggaccactagagatagcattagacttccttttggctttaaaaaggggAAAACGTACGAGAGGTGGGGAGGAATCAATAGTTTTAGTTTAggcttttagcatagttttagttttcttttcttagctttttcgcatggttgttctccattaatggatgACTAACCTctcaattctagtcaaggggacaactgaagatttggttcaacaattactgtgagatcgaatttattttaattgtttcctccatttattggtattcatatgtttcTTGCTTTTAACTGTTATAgttcttgtgtatgattgattagtgcgcaataattaattattcatataggctattttgctaaatagaggtaattgaatccgtaattgttcgttatctctatcttagtagcaactggcgtaattggatttatgtcaggggagcatacgatctagtttaaacaaaccctcgtagcgtgtttgttagttaggattgggtctttctaattattaatgcaatctagaaattaaatcctacggtcgtacctagggttgtttttgggttagagaaatagttaacggtcgtaccttaactatcgagaaattaaggaaatgttggttgtttatcgcgtgcatgacaactataactaatctattaataaatgtggaattatctgtgaatcaatgatcagtgcctgaaccatttctgaagtgtacccttggctagagttttcccttaattatttctcttaatcaattattttctgcagttaatttatttagttagcatttaatccaaaaccccctatactttgaattctagaagaaacgaattatccccagtccctgtggattcgaccctactcaccgctatatacaaaatctgtatttttctcgagtaggtatttattattgcacaggttcggcacctgtcaatgaaatcaaataaatatatacatgagtttaaaaaaaaattgttaattttaaacccacacacacacacatatatatatatatattaattgaATAACATGCGTATAATTACAATTAGtctgtttaggtgaaatcaaataaagatataTTATATGCTATTCGTAATATTcaggtgaaattaaatagatatatacatattttaaaaaaaaactattcacaCACAAGATTAACAAGGGATGAAAAAATCCATTTTGTGAAACATGAGAAACAgaataatttattttgtgacATATGAGAGACTATGGATCGGATTATGTAGAATTTGATGTAACAATTTTACCTTTAAAAATAATCACGTACAGGCATGTGATGGATTCCAATAAAAAATTAGTTAGAAATCTAGataggaattaaatttgacccttataaatttataagggacgtaaaattatatttttcaaaataagaaACGAAAAAGTTAGGCCTTGTTGgattgaattttttgaatattttagaaaaaaattactataacgatttaatatatatgagataagaAGGTAATTAAAAAAGATATTAATGAAAAACGTAGCAATGTTTGAAAAATGTAAAACGATTTTCCATTCATTAAATCGAGAAAGTGGCAAAAGGAGCCATCCGCCTCCGATACAAAAGAAGGGGACCCACCAGAACGACTGGCGCCAAATCATATCCGTTTCAGATTACATTATCGTCATCGTCATCATCACCAACGAGACAGCTTCACCTTTTAACTAGCACACTGGACTCTATCTCCGGCCGGCGGCCAACTTGATACTGACCCCTAAAATGGCTTTCTCCTCAGCCCTTTTCTCCCCTGTCTCTTTCACCCCGAACCCCACCCTAAACCCCACCAAACCTCACCGAAAATCCTTCACATTTGCTGCCATTCCGCCACTATCCACGGCAACCGACGTTGTCTCGATGGCTCCTACCTTAGACGGAACCACAGTCGCCGTCATTGGTGGCGGGTCAGTGGCAGCACTTGCTGCGGTGCTCTCTCTGGCTGACCCGGAACGGCGGCGGAGAATGCAGGCGGAGGAGGTTGGCGGTGGGGATAAGGAGGTGGTTAAGGAGTACTTTAACAATAATGGGTTTCAGAGGTGGAAGAAGATTTATGGGGATACGGACGATGTGACTAAGGTTCAATTGGATATTCGAATTGGGCATTCCAAAACAGTGGAAAATGCTTTGAAAATGTTGAAGGATGAAGGGTCTTTGCGGGGAGTTACTGTTTGTGATGCCGGATGTGGGACCGGGTCGCTGGCTATTCCCTTGGCGAAGGAAGGGGCCGTTGTTTTGGCTAGCGATATTTCGGCTGCTATGGTTGCTGAAGCTCAGAAGCAGGCGAGCCTTACTGCTAATCATCTTGCTAATTGGTTAATTGCATTGATCAGCTAAAGCAACTACTATTTTTTCCCCTATTTCTTGGGGGCAT contains:
- the LOC113708886 gene encoding magnesium protoporphyrin IX methyltransferase, chloroplastic — protein: MAFSSALFSPVSFTPNPTLNPTKPHRKSFTFAAIPPLSTATDVVSMAPTLDGTTVAVIGGGSVAALAAVLSLADPERRRRMQAEEVGGGDKEVVKEYFNNNGFQRWKKIYGDTDDVTKVQLDIRIGHSKTVENALKMLKDEGSLRGVTVCDAGCGTGSLAIPLAKEGAVVLASDISAAMVAEAQKQAEAELLKGKDEVSPAPVMPKFEVKDLESLDGKYDTVVCLDVLIHYPQSKADAMIAHLASLAKNRLILSFAPKTFYYDLLKRIGELFPGPSKATRAYLHAEADVERALQKVGWKIRKRGLVTTQFYFAKLVEAVPA